One Sporosarcina sp. FSL W8-0480 genomic window, GGAATACAATGCTATTCAATTGTACGGAAGCGAATGCGAATCGCATTTTGCCTGAGTTGGAGGCAGCCCTTACAGCGACAGATGATGAGCAGGCGAAATGGTTTTTATCAGTATTTAAACGTGAATGGCAGCAGAACCGTGGAAAGGGGTTCGTCGAATTCGACTTTGGTGATATGATGAGTGATACATTCGTAAAAGGCACCAAACATCCTTCTTCTGTCATCGTATTGTCGGATGTCTTCTGTGGCAGTTCGGGAGATTCATTCGTGGAGGCGGCAAAGAAATCGAGTAAAGTGACTGTCATAGGCAGAGCGACGATGGGGCTAAATGATTACGCAAATTTAGTCACTGCGAAATGGGCTGAAGGCTTTGAGTTGATGTATCCGTCGTCGCGTCTTTCCCGAATCGATAAAGGGGAAGGCATGACAGGTGTTGGAATAGTTCCGCATGAATATATTCCGTGGACACCGGAGCATATTGTCGAAGATATCGACGTAAAGAAGGCTTTGGAGCTTTTATCAAGAAACGAAATAATTGCAGATTAAGGGATAGTTTAGTGGTCTTTTCATAATGATTAGGCTCTGTAACTATAAAAATGAAACTATTTTCATAACAAGTCGTATATCTATATGTATTGTTATTAGAAAAATAGGAAATGGGGGAAAATTATGCTGAACAAAGCGCTTATTGAAGATGTGTTGCAAGCTGCACTTGAGACTGGCGGCGATTTTTCGGAAGTGTTTGTGGAGGATCGGTACACGAATCATATGGTTCTTCAAAATTCCCGTTTGGAGAAGAACTTGTCAGGACGGGATTTTGGTGTAGGAATACGTGTGTTTCATGGATTGCAAAGCGTCTATGCTTATACGAATGACTTCTCAAGAGCGGGACTTTTGAAGGCTGCTCGTACAGCCGCTAAAGCCATTCAAGGAAAGAAGGATGGTAAAACGACTATTATTCCGCTTCTAAAAGAATCGGTTACGATGCTTCATCCAATAAAAATCATGCCAACTGAGGCGGCTAAATCCCGAAAGCTTGCTGTGATGCGTAATGCGAATGACATCATCAGAAACTATGATCCGGAAATCGTGCAAGCAATCGTTAACTTAATTGACGAGGAGCAAAATGTGCTAATCGCAAACTCTGAAGGGAAATTTGTGGAGGATCAGCGCGTAAGAAGCCGGATGTCTATGGTGTCCATTGCTTCAGACGGTGCAGATATGCAAACAGGTTTTTATGGCCCTGGTGCGTATCAAGGTTTTGAGTTTATTGAAAATCTTGATCTGAATCATTATGCGAAAGAATCAGCCCGCATCGCCAAAACTATGCTACATGCTGATCCGGCACCAAGTGGGAAATTCCCAGTCATTATCGACAATGAATTTGGTGGAGTTATTTTCCACGAGGCTTGTGGTCATAGTCTTGAAGCGTCATCTG contains:
- a CDS encoding TldD/PmbA family protein; the protein is MLNKALIEDVLQAALETGGDFSEVFVEDRYTNHMVLQNSRLEKNLSGRDFGVGIRVFHGLQSVYAYTNDFSRAGLLKAARTAAKAIQGKKDGKTTIIPLLKESVTMLHPIKIMPTEAAKSRKLAVMRNANDIIRNYDPEIVQAIVNLIDEEQNVLIANSEGKFVEDQRVRSRMSMVSIASDGADMQTGFYGPGAYQGFEFIENLDLNHYAKESARIAKTMLHADPAPSGKFPVIIDNEFGGVIFHEACGHSLEASSVAKNASVFANKIGEKVASDLVTYIDDGTLENEWGSLNIDDEGEKSRKNVLIEDGILKGYMIDKLNGRRMGMESTGSSRRQSYRFAPTSRMTNTYIAPGKSTPEEIIADTEFGIYAKYMGGGSVNPGTGDFNFAINEAYLVKNGKIEKPLRGATLIGNGAKTILDIDRVGNNLGHGAGMCGASSGSLPVNVGQPMVRVSEITVGGKEA